In one Juglans regia cultivar Chandler chromosome 11, Walnut 2.0, whole genome shotgun sequence genomic region, the following are encoded:
- the LOC109013375 gene encoding putative pumilio homolog 13 yields MAEKDRNVTENMKRNGELEMLMSEIPNPNARYLNHSNRHHHHQLGNGSPISRVSLRSGSSSSSSFSNGFCSSEDGSPCPISFEEAKHQTPSTRYLSINGKPGDDMGLSETFHRMHISEEQRDGTNMRGFEVDSNGFGFGHPYLGATIPWNAEKYGEGFSNVAFDLEGFQSSSLGVPASFNDNRRLNLLGLRGGYRESDSIGSYLAHHPFNALCSGPNSNTNHMNFLPEKRNERGTGSGSYYGGVQRQNPTTVWPYLNDASISTPWCETDSNGVGGLMEPLISPRSIHHPKLALNVDDSLSSRPMINERTRAIPNNVVPQSISLRGARDVDAFTCEDGFIIKGNSMNYAINSKPNASRSLENNCYNEVAGTNQRGKNSEWDSYYNFGKICENAPRPSSDCPLFLQRPLSSLAEIQGYIYFLAKDQHGCRFLQRLFDKGTCQDVQIIFKEIIGHLVELMTDPFGNYLVQKLLDVCNEEQRMQTVLMVTNQPGQLIRISLDPHGTRVVQKLIETVGAKKQISLVNSALEPGFLTLVKDPNGNHVIQRCLQCFSNDDNKFIFVAATKFCVDMATHRHGCCVLQRCIARSVAEHRDRLVGEVSRNGILLAQDPYGNYVVQYIIELKIPSASAKLFSQFKGNFVQLSKQKFSSHVVEKCLTHFEEHRPRIIRELLSESHFDQLLQDRFANYVIQCALSVTKGPLHASLVEEVEAHKILSTSPYCKRIFSRKLLKK; encoded by the exons ATGGCCGAGAAAGATAGGAACGTCACGGAGAACATGAAGAGGAATGGAGAGCTCGAAATGTTGATGAGTGAGATCCCCAATCCAAATGCTCGGTACCTCAATCATTCTAATCGTCACCACCATCATCAGCTTGGGAATGGTTCACCTATTAGCAGAGTTTCTCTGCGGTCAGGGTCGTCTTCTTCGAGTTCTTTCTCAAATGGGTTTTGCTCCTCTGAAGACGGTTCGCCATGTCCTATTTCATTTGAGGAGGCTAAGCATCAAACACCCAGTACCCGTTACTTGAGCATTAATGGGAAGCCGGGGGATGACATGGGGTTGTCTGAGACTTTTCATAGAATGCATATCAGTGAGGAACAGAGGGATGGTACTAATATGAGGGGATTTGAGGTGGATTCCAATGGGTTTGGGTTCGGTCATCCTTATTTAGGTGCAACTATCCCATGGAATGCGGAAAAATATGGTGAAGGTTTTAGCAATGTTGCTTTTGATTTGGAGGGTTTTCAATCCTCTAGTCTTGGAGTTCCGGCGAGTTTTAACGATAATAGGAGGTTGAATTTGCTTGGTTTGCGGGGTGGATATAGAGAGAGTGATTCAATCGGTTCTTATCTCGCTCATCATCCGTTTAATGCTTTGTGTTCTGGCCCCAATTCTAACACAAACCATATGAATTTTTTACcggagaaaagaaatgaacgTGGAACTGGAAGTGGCTCTTACTATGGAGGCGTTCAAAGACAGAACCCAACTACAGTTTGGCCTTACCTTAATGATGCTTCTATTAGCACTCCATGGTGTGAGACGGATTCTAATGGAGTGGGGGGTCTTATGGAACCACTGATTTCCCCTCGGTCGATACACCACCCCAAGCTGGCTTTGAATGTGGATGATTCCTTAAGCAGTCGTCCCATGATCAATGAAAGGACTCGAGCAATCCCAAATAACGTGGTTCCTCAATCTATATCTCTGAGAGGTGCAAGGGACGTCGATGCTTTTACTTGTGAGGATGGTTTCATCATAAAAGGGAACAGTATGAATTATGCCATCAACAGTAAACCCAACGCTTCAAGGAGTCTTGAGAATAATTGCTACAACGAGGTGGCAGGAACAAACCAACGAGGGAAAAACTCTGAATGGGATAGTTACTATAATTTTgggaaaatttgtgaaaatgctCCGCGTCCGAGTAGTGATTGTCCACTATTCTTGCAACGACCCTTGAGTTCTTTGGCTGAGATCCagggttatatatatttcttagcaAAGGATCAACATGGTTGTCGCTTCTTACAAAGGCTGTTTGATAAGGGAACGTGTCAAGACGTGCAAATCATATTTAAGGAAATCATCGGTCACCTTGTTGAGCTTATGACGGATCCATTTGGAAATTATCTTGTACAGAAGTTGCTGGACGTGTGCAACGAAGAACAGAGAATGCAGACCGTGCTCATGGTGACCAACCAACCAGGACAACTCATCAGAATATCTCTAGATCCACATGG CACGCGTGTGGTACAGAAGTTGATAGAGACGGTCGGAGCTAAGAAGCAGATTTCGCTGGTTAACTCTGCACTTGAACCAGGTTTTCTTACTCTTGTTAAGGATCCGAATGGCAACCATGTGATACAACGTTGCTTGCAATGCTTTAGCAATGATGATAATAAG TTTATCTTTGTTGCTGCTACGAAGTTTTGTGTAGACATGGCAACTCATAGGCATGGATGTTGTGTATTGCAACGCTGCATTGCACGTTCAGTTGCAGAACATCGAGATAGGTTGGTTGGTGAAGTTTCTAGAAATGGGATTCTCCTTGCTCAAGACCCCTACGG AAATTATGTTGTTCAGTATATTATAGAGCTAAAGATCCCATCTGCAAGTGCCAAATTGTTTTCTCAGTTCAAAGGGAACTTCGTACAGCTCTCCAAGCAGAAGTTCAGTAGCCATGTGGTTGAAAAATGCCTTACGCATTTTGAAGAACATAGGCCAAGAATCATCCGTGAGCTGCTCTCAGAGTCTCACTTCGACCAGTTATTGCAGGACCGCTTTGCCAACTATGTCATTCAATGTGCTTTATCAGTTACCAAG GGCCCTCTTCATGCTTCACTGGTCGAAGAAGTGGAGGCTCACAAAATTTTAAGTACCAGCCCATACTGCAAGAGGATTTTCTCACGGAAACTCTTGAAGAAGTGA
- the LOC109013374 gene encoding uncharacterized protein LOC109013374, translating to MERSTPVRKPHTSTADLLTWSENPPTDSPAVGSAVRSHQPSDGISKVVFGGQVTDEEVESLNKRKPCSGYKMKEMTGSGIFIGEKDKEESESANPTPTNRTGIRMYQQAVAGISHISFGDEDSVSPKKPTTLPEVAKQRELSGTLDSEDAKLKKQLSDAKCKELSGHDIFAPPPEILPRPVTARILDLKGSIEIGEPASHNVSTSVKVSNPPGGQSSIMSNEEPLVKTAKKIYNQKFAELSGNDIFKGDVPPSSAEKPLSTAKLREISGNDIFADGKVESRDYLGGVRKPPGGESSIALV from the exons ATGGAGAGGAGCACTCCGGTGAGGAAGCCACACACATCCACCGCAGATCTGCTCACTTGGTCCGAGAACCCTCCCACTGATTCACCGGCTGTTGGCTCCGCCGTGCGCTCTCACCAG CCTTCGGATGGGATCAGTAAGGTGGTGTTTGGAGGTCAGGTGACGGATGAGGAGGTCGAGAGCTTAAACAAACG GAAGCCTTGTTCAGGGTATAAAATGAAGGAGATGACCGGTAGTGGCATATTTATTGGAGAAAAGGATAAGGAAGAATCTGAGAGCGCCAACCCTACTCCAACTAACAGAACAGGAATACGCATGTACCag CAAGCGGTCGCTGGAATTAGCCATATCTCATTTGGTGATGAAGATAGTGTTTCTCCAAAAAAGCCTACAACTTTGCCTGAGGTTGCAAAGCAGCGCGAGCTAAGTGGGACCCTAGATAGTGAGGACGCAAAGTTGAAGAAGCAGCTTTCTGATGCGAAGTGCAAGGAGCTTTCTGGACATGACATCTTTGCACCCCCTCCTGAAATTTTACCTCGACCAGTAACTGCTCGCATATTGGACTTGAAAGGAAGCATAGAAATAGGGGAACCTGCTTCTCATAATGTCAGCACATCGGTCAAAGTTTCTAAT CCTCCTGGAGGTCAGAGCAGTATTATGTCCAATGAGGAGCCTCTGGTCAAGACAGCGAAGAAAATATATAACCAGAAATTTGCCGAGCTTTCGGGAAATGACATATTCAAAGGCGATGTACCTCCATCATCCGCCGAGAAACCACTGAGTACAGCAAAATTGCGGGAGATAAGTGGCAACGACATCTTCGCTGACGGGAAGGTAGAATCTAGAGACTATCTAGGTGGTGTACGCAAGCCCCCCGGTGGCGAGAGCAGCATTGCGTTGGTTTAA